A genomic stretch from Sulfobacillus thermosulfidooxidans includes:
- a CDS encoding FAD-binding oxidoreductase translates to MIANRLERFLSSSHIRIEEFVVDGTEEEQAWSFIRVLPSSESEIVQIVQMARTQGWKIAPSGGGSMWSYGNIPRERPVIVLDTQYLQNVIHYSPADMLITVEAGMTLRKLQHILAQEGQMLALDPVCNEEATTIGAIVATAKSGPYRAHYGTLRDMVTGLRVVLGDGNAVKTGSRVVKNVAGYDLSKLFIGSLGTLGIITQCTLKVKPIPRYRELCALSGTLNEVISWQRAIMDSSLIPACFELMGEIAPLSGKVTKASLWTLIIGSDENEASARFQRDKLHQLTGRSWQVIGPLEVEDFWRDYRRILGAANIVLRLQAQPTHIASLASDIQHQLKAEHNIPSQVSLTLPEGIGRLYLNTDQVDEAKRAMTRLSQYVQSQHGALVIEKAPPALRQGVEVFNSPRLQDGALELMHLLKDQYDPQHLFNPGIFVGGI, encoded by the coding sequence ATGATAGCGAATCGTCTAGAACGGTTTCTCAGCTCCTCCCATATTCGAATTGAAGAGTTCGTTGTTGATGGGACTGAAGAAGAACAGGCTTGGTCTTTTATTCGAGTATTGCCGTCCTCGGAGAGTGAGATTGTGCAGATTGTCCAGATGGCCCGGACTCAAGGCTGGAAGATTGCCCCTAGTGGGGGTGGGTCGATGTGGTCTTACGGCAATATTCCGCGGGAAAGACCTGTGATTGTTCTCGATACCCAATATCTCCAAAACGTTATTCATTACTCCCCGGCAGATATGCTAATTACGGTCGAAGCAGGCATGACATTACGCAAGCTACAACACATCCTGGCCCAAGAAGGACAAATGTTAGCACTTGATCCCGTGTGCAATGAAGAAGCCACGACCATTGGTGCGATTGTGGCGACTGCCAAATCGGGACCTTACCGTGCGCATTATGGCACTCTACGCGACATGGTTACGGGACTTCGGGTTGTACTGGGTGACGGAAATGCGGTCAAAACGGGAAGTCGGGTAGTCAAAAATGTTGCGGGCTATGATCTTAGCAAGTTGTTCATCGGGTCTCTGGGGACTTTAGGAATTATCACCCAGTGCACCTTGAAAGTGAAGCCGATTCCGCGCTACCGCGAACTTTGTGCTTTGTCGGGCACTCTTAATGAAGTTATCAGCTGGCAGCGTGCGATTATGGACTCATCCTTGATTCCCGCCTGTTTTGAGTTAATGGGAGAGATAGCTCCATTGTCGGGAAAGGTGACCAAGGCTTCTCTCTGGACCTTAATCATTGGCAGTGATGAAAATGAAGCCTCAGCACGGTTCCAACGAGACAAGTTGCACCAGTTAACTGGACGGTCATGGCAAGTCATAGGGCCCTTGGAGGTGGAAGATTTTTGGCGTGATTACCGGCGAATTCTCGGTGCCGCCAACATCGTGCTGCGCTTGCAAGCGCAACCGACCCATATCGCATCACTGGCTTCGGATATTCAACACCAACTTAAAGCCGAGCATAATATCCCGTCACAGGTCTCGCTGACACTACCCGAAGGCATAGGCCGCTTATATCTCAATACCGATCAGGTTGACGAGGCAAAACGCGCCATGACTCGTCTTAGCCAATATGTTCAATCCCAGCATGGAGCCCTAGTTATTGAAAAGGCTCCTCCAGCATTACGCCAAGGCGTTGAGGTTTTTAACAGTCCTCGGCTCCAAGATGGAGCGCTAGAACTTATGCACTTATTAAAGGACCAGTACGATCCGCAGCACCTGTTCAATCCGGGAATATTTGTCGGAGGGATCTAA
- a CDS encoding (Fe-S)-binding protein yields MAERLASTNNERATAFGYPEPPQPDKYSKCVHCGFCLEVCPTYQQSSDENHSPRGRVYLIKQAALGDIPLDEAVIDPVMSCLDCRACESVCPSGVEVGNLIEHARGQIYAWQAEQGRLNRIQQFTLHHLFPHPKRLRWAGKFLQFYHRSGWRGLAHKIQITKLLPQHLRDYEEILPTPSSPTLTTWPPVTSPKTSPKGRVGLLTGCVMDALMSPINEATIRVVVHNGWEVVIPSQQVCCGALHVHAGDRHTARSLARTNIHAFFEEDVDYVVTNSAGCGAAMKEYPDLFEELPEEEYDLATRFAKKVRDVSEFLVETGFDPPKQAISGAVTYHDACHLCHAQKIRHQPRYLIQSIPGIQFEEMPNADRCCGSAGIYNLTHPDMAGKLLDQKVEDIPPDVDTVVLGNPGCLLQIKAGLNKHHRNVKVVHTVELLDLAYQQESGHES; encoded by the coding sequence ATGGCAGAAAGATTGGCATCAACGAATAACGAGCGGGCAACAGCGTTTGGTTACCCAGAGCCGCCGCAGCCCGATAAATATTCAAAATGTGTGCACTGTGGTTTTTGCCTGGAAGTTTGTCCCACTTACCAACAATCATCCGATGAAAATCATTCCCCGCGAGGACGCGTATACTTGATTAAACAAGCGGCTCTCGGTGATATTCCATTAGATGAAGCTGTCATTGATCCAGTGATGAGCTGCTTGGATTGCCGGGCGTGTGAAAGCGTCTGCCCGTCGGGAGTCGAGGTGGGCAATCTCATCGAACATGCCCGTGGGCAAATTTATGCTTGGCAGGCCGAGCAAGGGCGGCTAAATCGCATTCAACAGTTTACGCTCCATCATCTCTTTCCCCATCCCAAACGCTTGAGATGGGCTGGCAAGTTTCTACAATTTTATCACCGTTCTGGTTGGCGTGGCCTCGCTCACAAAATCCAAATAACCAAATTATTGCCGCAGCATCTACGGGATTACGAAGAAATTCTGCCAACGCCGTCCTCGCCGACATTGACAACATGGCCCCCTGTAACTTCTCCCAAAACTTCGCCTAAGGGCCGGGTCGGACTCCTCACAGGTTGTGTCATGGATGCTCTCATGTCACCTATTAATGAGGCGACCATACGTGTTGTCGTTCATAATGGTTGGGAAGTTGTGATTCCGTCACAACAGGTTTGTTGCGGCGCTTTGCATGTGCATGCTGGTGATCGGCATACGGCCCGGTCTTTGGCCCGAACCAATATCCATGCATTTTTCGAGGAGGATGTGGATTACGTCGTCACCAACTCGGCTGGGTGTGGGGCAGCAATGAAAGAATATCCCGACTTATTTGAGGAACTCCCGGAAGAGGAATATGATTTGGCCACTCGGTTCGCCAAGAAAGTGCGGGATGTCTCGGAATTTTTGGTCGAAACCGGCTTTGATCCACCCAAACAGGCCATTTCCGGTGCAGTAACCTATCACGATGCATGTCATTTGTGCCACGCGCAAAAAATCCGGCATCAACCCCGGTACTTGATTCAATCCATTCCGGGAATCCAGTTTGAAGAAATGCCCAATGCAGATCGCTGTTGTGGAAGTGCAGGGATTTACAATCTAACCCATCCCGACATGGCGGGAAAGCTATTGGATCAAAAAGTCGAGGATATTCCGCCAGATGTCGATACGGTGGTTCTAGGCAATCCCGGATGCCTTTTGCAGATCAAAGCGGGGTTAAACAAGCATCACCGTAACGTAAAAGTGGTGCATACGGTGGAATTGCTCGATTTAGCCTACCAACAAGAATCTGGTCACGAGTCCTGA
- a CDS encoding ABC transporter ATP-binding protein, whose translation MTRLLKILRPAWLSISLIILLTFFQTLSTLYLPRLMAKMVDQGVVKGNMAEIFAIGTLMLIVTFLAAVFSIGAGYLASKTSAEFGRIVRGQLFRHVESLMPHEFDQFGTSSLIVRSTNDVMQVQQFVNMLLRMMVIAPLMAVGGIIMAVTTNAKLSTILVVVLPLLALGIYLILKRGLALFHLMQEKVDVLNRIVRENLTGVRVIRAFNRDSYEQSRFERVNGDLTQVSIRVYTIMALFMPLVMMIINLSTVAILWFGGREVGTGTLQVGNLMAFIQYISQIMFSIMMVSAMFFMIPRAQASAARINEVLNLVPSVTNRDDMIIPTLTTSSSTPLIFDRVSFRYPGAEDMVLSRLSFDVPFGQITAIVGGTGSGKTALLNLIPRFFDVSEGAILLHGIDIRNLPQQFVRSKIAYVSQNAVIFSGTIADNIRFGNPEASDEDIEEAARIAQALEFIERLPDGFQSPVTQNGNNLSGGQKQRLAIARALVKKADIYLFDDSFSALDYQTDQRLQEALRESLREAAIIVVSQRVQTVIDADQILVLDKGQIVGRGRHETLMQSSVVYQEFVRSQLSEEAS comes from the coding sequence ATGACACGGTTATTAAAAATATTACGTCCAGCATGGCTCTCCATCAGCTTGATTATCCTATTGACGTTTTTTCAGACCTTATCGACCTTATATTTACCGCGACTGATGGCCAAAATGGTGGACCAAGGGGTCGTGAAAGGCAATATGGCCGAGATTTTTGCTATCGGAACTCTGATGTTGATCGTTACGTTTTTGGCAGCGGTTTTCTCTATTGGTGCGGGATATTTGGCATCGAAAACTTCCGCAGAATTCGGGCGCATTGTGCGAGGACAACTTTTTCGTCATGTTGAGTCATTAATGCCGCACGAATTTGATCAATTCGGCACCTCCTCCTTGATTGTGCGTTCAACCAATGATGTCATGCAAGTGCAGCAGTTTGTCAATATGCTGCTTCGCATGATGGTAATTGCCCCGCTCATGGCTGTTGGCGGCATCATTATGGCGGTTACTACTAATGCCAAATTGTCGACAATTCTGGTTGTGGTATTACCTCTTTTAGCATTAGGGATCTATCTCATTTTGAAACGCGGTCTGGCTCTGTTTCACTTGATGCAAGAAAAGGTGGATGTGTTAAATCGTATTGTTCGCGAGAATTTGACTGGCGTGCGGGTGATTCGGGCTTTTAATCGGGATAGTTATGAGCAGTCTCGTTTTGAACGTGTTAACGGTGATTTGACCCAGGTTTCAATTCGGGTTTATACGATTATGGCATTATTCATGCCATTGGTGATGATGATTATAAACTTATCGACTGTAGCGATTTTATGGTTTGGCGGACGAGAAGTGGGCACCGGCACTCTGCAGGTGGGAAACTTAATGGCTTTTATTCAATATATCTCTCAAATCATGTTTTCCATCATGATGGTTTCGGCTATGTTTTTTATGATCCCCCGAGCCCAGGCATCGGCCGCACGCATTAATGAGGTACTGAACCTCGTCCCTTCTGTAACTAATCGCGATGATATGATAATTCCAACCCTCACAACGTCCTCATCAACACCACTAATTTTTGACAGGGTGTCCTTTCGCTATCCGGGAGCTGAAGATATGGTTTTGTCCCGTCTTTCCTTCGATGTTCCTTTCGGCCAGATCACGGCAATTGTAGGAGGAACAGGATCAGGCAAGACGGCTCTATTAAATCTAATTCCGCGGTTCTTTGATGTGAGTGAAGGAGCCATATTATTACATGGAATCGACATCCGTAATCTTCCTCAACAATTTGTTCGGTCAAAAATTGCGTATGTTTCCCAAAACGCGGTGATCTTTTCTGGAACCATTGCCGACAATATTCGTTTTGGTAATCCCGAGGCCTCGGATGAGGACATTGAAGAAGCTGCCCGAATTGCACAAGCCCTCGAATTTATTGAGCGGCTCCCCGACGGGTTCCAATCGCCAGTCACCCAAAATGGAAATAACTTGTCGGGAGGTCAGAAACAGCGATTGGCGATTGCCCGAGCCCTGGTGAAAAAAGCAGACATTTACCTCTTTGACGATAGTTTTTCAGCTCTCGACTACCAAACGGATCAGCGACTGCAAGAGGCTTTGCGAGAATCCTTACGAGAGGCCGCTATTATTGTCGTCTCCCAAAGAGTACAAACCGTGATCGATGCGGATCAAATCCTGGTTCTTGACAAGGGGCAAATTGTTGGGCGTGGCCGACATGAAACCCTTATGCAAAGCTCAGTGGTTTATCAGGAATTTGTTCGTTCACAATTGTCAGAGGAGGCCAGTTGA
- a CDS encoding ABC transporter ATP-binding protein encodes MADQNRPRPFMPMIGSGGHGWSQNFAIPSEKPQNFRATLMRLMTYLFPYKWSLIFVVLSSILGTVFAIFGPRIMGIITTQLYQGFLHKMHGLPGVNFVTIGHWLFVLAGLYIISALFNYLPRYIMAHVTQKSVFDLRQQLDHKLSRLRVSYFDTHPHGDILSRFINDFDNISSTLQQSLTQILQGLITFIGIIVMMLTISPIMTLTVIVTLPLSFYFTRIIAKRSQKYFALRQSILGQLNGHIEEMYTGHHVVKAFAREDEAIRHFDQINDQLYEATWKAQFITSIIMPLMNFISNLGYVLVSVTGAILVTQRQLQIGDILAFIQYARQFSQPINQLSGISNVIQSTMASAERIFDLLDAPEESSWTHVAFVNPIQGHVQFDHVGFGYTPHHLIIRDFTLDVEPGQMIAIVGPTGAGKTTVVNLLMRFYDVSQGSIRIDGRDIRQIRRDELHQLLGMVLQDTWLFHGTIRENIAYGKPDAPDSAIRDAAQKAQADHFIRTLPQGYDTVLNEEAINISGGQKQLLTIARAILANPPILILDEATSNVDTRTELLIQRAMDQLLKGRTSFVIAHRLSTILNADRIVVMNAGSIVEQGTHQELLRRHGFYWNLYHSQYHGAHSSLASSSSLGTSTEAF; translated from the coding sequence ATGGCTGATCAGAACCGTCCCCGCCCATTTATGCCTATGATTGGATCTGGCGGCCATGGTTGGAGTCAAAATTTCGCCATCCCCAGCGAAAAGCCGCAAAATTTTCGGGCGACGCTCATGCGGCTGATGACCTATTTATTCCCGTATAAATGGTCACTGATATTTGTTGTACTCAGCAGTATTCTCGGCACAGTGTTTGCAATCTTTGGGCCCCGTATCATGGGGATTATTACTACCCAGTTATACCAGGGGTTCTTACACAAAATGCATGGACTGCCCGGAGTCAATTTTGTTACCATTGGGCATTGGTTGTTTGTCTTAGCCGGGCTATATATCATCAGCGCGCTATTTAACTACCTTCCCCGGTATATCATGGCCCATGTGACGCAGAAATCAGTTTTCGATCTCCGTCAACAATTAGATCACAAACTATCGAGACTTCGGGTCAGTTATTTTGACACCCATCCTCATGGTGATATTTTAAGCCGGTTTATCAATGATTTTGATAATATCAGCAGTACCTTGCAGCAATCCTTAACGCAAATACTTCAAGGTTTAATTACCTTTATTGGGATCATTGTGATGATGCTGACAATAAGCCCAATAATGACTCTCACAGTCATTGTGACCTTACCACTGAGTTTTTATTTCACGCGCATTATTGCTAAACGCTCTCAGAAATATTTTGCGCTGCGACAAAGTATTCTCGGGCAACTCAATGGACACATTGAAGAAATGTATACCGGACATCACGTCGTCAAAGCCTTTGCCCGGGAGGACGAAGCTATTAGGCATTTCGACCAAATCAATGATCAATTGTATGAGGCGACATGGAAAGCCCAATTTATTACCAGCATTATCATGCCCCTCATGAACTTTATTAGCAATCTTGGCTATGTATTAGTGAGTGTCACGGGGGCGATCTTAGTGACCCAACGACAACTACAAATTGGCGATATTTTGGCATTTATCCAGTATGCCCGTCAGTTTTCCCAACCCATTAATCAACTTTCGGGCATTTCTAATGTCATCCAATCGACGATGGCATCAGCCGAACGAATCTTTGATTTGCTTGATGCTCCAGAAGAATCCTCGTGGACTCATGTCGCCTTTGTAAACCCTATTCAAGGTCATGTCCAATTTGACCATGTGGGTTTTGGCTACACACCTCATCACCTCATTATTCGGGACTTTACCTTAGATGTGGAACCGGGACAAATGATTGCCATCGTTGGCCCGACGGGAGCCGGGAAAACCACCGTGGTTAATTTATTAATGCGGTTCTACGACGTGAGTCAAGGTAGCATTCGCATCGACGGCAGGGACATCCGTCAAATACGTCGAGATGAGCTGCATCAGCTGTTAGGGATGGTCTTGCAAGATACCTGGTTATTTCATGGCACCATCCGTGAAAATATTGCCTACGGTAAACCAGACGCTCCGGATTCCGCGATTAGGGACGCGGCCCAAAAGGCCCAGGCCGATCATTTTATTCGTACCCTTCCCCAAGGATATGATACCGTGTTGAACGAGGAGGCCATCAACATTTCGGGAGGACAAAAACAATTATTGACCATCGCCCGGGCTATTTTAGCCAACCCCCCGATTTTGATATTGGACGAGGCGACGAGCAATGTCGACACCCGCACTGAACTACTTATTCAACGGGCGATGGATCAATTACTGAAAGGGCGAACGAGTTTTGTTATCGCCCACCGCCTTTCGACTATTCTCAATGCCGATCGCATTGTTGTCATGAATGCGGGTAGTATCGTAGAACAAGGTACACACCAGGAGTTGTTACGCCGGCATGGTTTTTATTGGAACCTTTATCACAGTCAATATCACGGTGCCCATTCCTCCCTCGCTTCTTCGAGCAGCCTAGGCACCTCAACCGAAGCATTTTAG
- a CDS encoding FAD-linked oxidase C-terminal domain-containing protein: MLDTQSIQAIQCIVGEHNLLYDPARIKAYDCDGYTAEKAEPSAVVFPETTEQVSLLVQYFYQHGIAFLPRGAGTGLSGGAMPTHHEVIISLVKMDKILSIDYENHRAVVQPGFVNLHLTQRIASHGFYYAPDPSSQSVCTIGGNVAENSGGSHCLKYGVTTNHVVAIKCVLPTGQIVELGENFGDAVGYDLLGVVVGSEGTLGIVTEITVKILKKPESVKTLLALFDRIEDASDTVSALIRHGIIPAACEMMDKLTLYAVDKSHYHVGYPDDIEAVLLIEVDGLEAGVDDVAAEVVHVCTAHHVRTVNLAANDAERDLWWKSRKMAFPAIGRISNDYLVQDGVIPRSQLTHVLEKIAELSQKFGLRVANVFHAGDGNLHPLICYDARNPEELQRAVMLGQQILELCVDVGGSITGEHGVGIEKIQHMAYMYNQFDLEAQSRLRYVFDPLGLCNPGKILPTPQSCGDRPTRHVVMSIPSSL; this comes from the coding sequence ATGCTCGATACGCAAAGTATTCAGGCTATTCAATGTATTGTAGGGGAGCATAATCTGCTATATGATCCGGCCCGGATTAAAGCCTACGATTGTGATGGTTATACGGCAGAAAAAGCCGAACCGAGCGCCGTCGTCTTTCCTGAAACGACTGAACAGGTGTCTTTGCTTGTACAGTATTTTTACCAACACGGTATTGCGTTTCTTCCTCGAGGGGCGGGGACGGGGCTTAGTGGAGGAGCGATGCCCACCCATCATGAAGTCATTATTAGTCTGGTTAAGATGGATAAAATACTGAGTATTGATTATGAGAATCACCGGGCTGTTGTTCAACCGGGTTTTGTTAACTTACATTTGACTCAAAGGATTGCGAGCCATGGTTTTTATTATGCTCCCGATCCGTCAAGTCAATCAGTATGTACGATTGGCGGAAACGTCGCCGAAAATTCGGGGGGATCACATTGTTTGAAATATGGCGTCACGACCAACCATGTGGTAGCCATCAAATGTGTGTTGCCTACCGGTCAGATTGTGGAACTCGGTGAAAATTTTGGAGATGCCGTGGGCTATGATTTGCTAGGCGTCGTTGTGGGTTCCGAAGGCACTTTAGGCATAGTGACGGAAATCACTGTCAAAATTCTTAAAAAGCCAGAATCCGTCAAGACACTTTTGGCCTTGTTTGACCGTATTGAGGATGCATCAGATACGGTATCAGCCCTGATACGCCATGGTATCATTCCAGCAGCTTGCGAAATGATGGACAAACTCACACTCTATGCGGTCGATAAAAGTCACTATCATGTCGGATATCCCGATGATATCGAGGCCGTATTGCTTATTGAAGTCGATGGACTTGAAGCGGGTGTCGATGATGTTGCAGCAGAAGTCGTTCATGTCTGCACCGCCCATCATGTTCGCACCGTAAATCTTGCGGCCAACGATGCCGAAAGAGATTTATGGTGGAAAAGCCGAAAAATGGCATTCCCGGCTATTGGTCGTATTTCTAACGATTATTTAGTGCAAGATGGAGTGATTCCCCGAAGTCAATTGACTCATGTTCTTGAAAAAATTGCGGAACTTAGCCAGAAATTCGGATTGCGTGTGGCCAATGTTTTTCACGCTGGTGATGGCAATTTACATCCTCTCATTTGTTATGATGCTCGAAATCCGGAGGAATTACAGCGGGCGGTCATGCTCGGACAACAAATTCTCGAGTTGTGTGTTGATGTAGGGGGAAGTATTACCGGGGAACATGGAGTCGGTATTGAAAAGATCCAACACATGGCCTATATGTATAATCAATTCGATTTGGAGGCTCAATCACGCCTAAGATACGTTTTTGATCCTTTAGGATTGTGTAATCCAGGAAAAATTCTGCCCACGCCACAAAGTTGTGGGGACCGGCCTACACGTCATGTTGTTATGAGTATTCCATCATCTCTCTAA